GCAGGGAGGCATGACGCGGGGACCGTTGTCAGGAAAAGCCCTGGATTGACAGGCCGCAAACTGGACCGGTAGCTAATGCTACATAGCCAATGCCAATTGCCTTTATACTGTTTTATTTACaaacaataacattaatacagcTGGAACATTTTAAGGTCAACATTGTAGTTATTTACTTGTTACTGTTTTTAACCATCGTTTTTTCATTTCAGCGTTTTCTTTAGTTTATTGTCCAGCAGTTAATTAACCAATCACCTGCCTTAAAAGCTTATACAAACGCCACCTGTTAGGAGTTAGCATTAATACAGCTCAGATTTAACCATTAACATCCTAATAGACTGTTGTAACGTTTAAAAGCACAATACAACATACAAAACGGGTCTTTTTATCCTATCAGGTGTAAGTCACAGCCAGTTTCTTACTGGAATCCATATTGGAGACTGCCTACTGATGTTTGTGGACTCAACTGCTTTTTGGAATCGTCCTTTGGGTATGCATACTCTGTGCAAATGTAATAGTCTAAAATGCTTCAATTCATACTTTAAAATATTGCAAGTGGCCGCACTTAAAAGGTACTGTTGCTGCAACctaggggtccccaaccttttttgcaccacagacgggtttaatgtaggcattattttcagggacctgctttccacttgtgccagagaAATACAGCAAAACTAAGTTTGTGAAAAATACAACccactataacgctgaattagtgagagctctgggcttgtttctttgcaatgagaaccccagcaggttgatggtaaactgcagatggaaatcagcctttgactccaatctgtcacatttacattttacatgttcattaatgtgcattgtatcatgtcccACGTTATAATAAATGGCAATTTCCTATGAGGAGTTtcattgtacatctataaacaagcttatcgGTGTGTCTAGTGGGACTGGCATAAGTTACTCAGAGAAAATTGCAGTCGTTTACAAATTattttaatgtttctgtgcagcccagtaccggtccccgaatctgtggttggggaccactgctatatacCCAAATACTTCATTTTTGTAGAATAACAGTTGCTGTTAGGCATACAGTAATGGCTGTAATCTATCCTTGACAGGGTTTCAcgatttcaaaaaaaaaaaagtgatttttatGTCTTAtacagccctgtgatgaggtggcgacttgtccagggtgtatatcgccttccgcctgaatgcagctgagataggctccagcaccccccacaaccccaaaagggacaagcggtagaaaatggatggatgttttatacaTAATAATGCATAAACATGTGGAAAAAATAACGAGTGAAAGAAGACGTTAATTTTAGACTGTCAGTCATCATATTCTTATCTCAAAGTGCCACGCATTTCAACAAAATGCAATAATCTTCTTTCAAaactatttacacagaaagactCAGATCtttgtctacatcatgctcttaaactgaagaaataaccGAGAAAAACTAtgcagtgtttataatgtaatataatcataataatgcaagtaaccattttTAAAAGATATATACTTATTTTTCATTACtgtagaaatgtttacaattttaCTACAATTGGAAGGGAAATATCTTTTAtccaaaataactaaacaaaaaaaatgtattaagctAAAATTAGCTCATATTGCCCGTCcaatttgaagctgaaatattaccACAACGGTGCATTTGACTTTGTAACCATATTTTCCCTCcaaatttttgttactttgcggcACTTCCCACTAAGCAAGTCGTGGAGCTCTTTGTCTGTAATTACTGTGTGTAAACCTTGTGCCACACTCTCCGCCCACCGAGACAAAGACTGTAGATGACTAAAAGAGGGCCCAATGCGTTCAGTTAATGCTACCGTTAAATAAACACGCTCAGATGCTGAGAGCGCTGCACAGTCAGACCTCTTTTTCCAAATGAACGCAAGGCTCAATAACTTTGATTGGCGAACATGTTTGTCACTCTAATGTCAGTGACGGTGGACAACCCCCCCAAAACCTTAGCCTCTTGCGGTTATTTATCACTATTTAAAACGTCGATGTTGATTAATCGTGTAGCCCTAGTCCTTGATATGTATTCTTGTACCTGTTAACCCTAATAACGATTCCAACTTCACTGGGGTCTGTGGATCTCTTCACTGGATGTGTAAAGAGAGAATAACAACTAATGCCGTTTGTCATATTGTGTTTGGCCTGTAAGAGACGACAATAAGGCAGTCTATGAAGCCGAGAAGCAAGGCGAGGGGAGCAGTCACGTGGCCGTGGTAGCCTGTGGACCCCGGCTGGACGAGACTCTAACCATGCTGAAGTCTGCCGTCCTGTTCAGCAAAAAGCCTGTGAAATTTTACATCTTTGCCGAAGACGAGCTTCACAGCAGCTTCAGAGATGCAGTAAGCGTCTGCGCCAAATTACTGCGCATTAATGCACACGGAGTAAACGAGTCCCAGCAGAAGAGTTGTATGTGAAACTTAAACTTTTCAACGCTAATATTTCTTAAAATGTCAAAATACATTGAGTCAACAAAGCTCATATTATTGTGGTTTCGGAACTGCTACTCATACTGGTTCTAATGAATAAGATGAAATGAGAGGTCTCAGTATAATGCAGTGCAGTTCAATACCACTGCAAACTACAACCTCACTCATTAGAATCATATTTACTGCCACAAAAGTTTGCATGACGAGTACAGCAAACCAACAATCTGAATAAAAAACAGGCTGCACTTTGTACAACCctgtatttatttacacatattatCCTGCCCTTTTCAGGAGGTTAGAATTGTGTTAGGCAGAAAGGTAAACTGTCCTTTAAAGTACAGCTGAAACAACTTCTAACTAGAGGTTAAATCAGGTGTCCCCAAACTATTTGACTCAGGGGCTgctttgggttaaaacaatttggctgggGACCagactgtctgtctgtctgtctgtctgtctatctgtctctgtgtgtgtgtgtgtgtgtgtgtgtgtgtgtgtgtgtgtgtgtgtgtgtgtgtgtgtgtgtgtgtgtgtgtgtgtgtgtgtgtgtgtgtgtgtgtgtgtgtaatttgtggacgctgtctgcttcACATTTCCTGTAAGTGTTTTTAGATAAtaattttatatatgtgtgtgtatatatatatatatttatatatatatatattcctcctgcactaattgactgaaagagtatGCACttgatgcatttttaaacaatatgatttgcctgagacactaggagacacagagtaacgagcggtagaaaatggattagaaaggtcAGATTACAAAAAgaaatcccccaaaaatgtgtacacatatatatatatatatatatatatatatatatatatatatatatatatatatatatatatacacacacatatataaaattaTTATCTAAAAACACTTACAGGAAATGTgaagcagacagcgtccacaaattACGAGCGTACTTGAGCTCAGCATAAAAAGGATTCTCTGTAGTAACCAGTGAATAGAGAATAATGTCCTTTCAAACCAATGATGTCACAAGCTTAACTTAAATAGTGCTAATTACAAAACAGAAATCAGGTGAGGGGAAAAGTGTTCAAAAACATGCGTAAAGCTGCTGCTGGAAAGGGGAAAACAGTAAGTGAAAAACCACAAATTAAGCGCGAAAGACAGGAACATAAATTACACTCAGAAAATCATCAAGAAACGCAAAATAAGACAAGCCGTGACATTGGGTTAATAATCTTTGCTTTTTGGGACATGTTGAATAGTGCAAGTGTAAACGTTACGTTACCTAATGAAACGTGTTCAGCATGCCCAAAACAAATACACTACATTATCTTgtaatatatacacttatatgtgcatgaaacacacaaaataaccttttattttctattttcctTTAAGCTTCACTCCTGGCCTCGATCTGTTCGGGCTCGGTTCAACTTCACCATCTACTCCATCATTTTCCCTACGGAGAATGAGAACGATTGGAGGAAACTCTTTAAACCGTGTGCCTCTCAAAGGCTCTTTTTGCCAGTATGTTCATCCAACATCTTCAGCAATCAAACATCTACAAAAAtaatgctaaaaaataaatttgctATTTTCCCTAAGCTCATCCTGAAGGAGGTGGACTCCTTGCTGTATGTGGACACAGATATCCTCTTTCTGCAGCCTGTGGAAGACATCTGGGCCCTCTTCACGGAGTTCAACGCAAGCCAGCTGGCCGCCGTGGCTCCAGAACATGAGGAGCCACGTATCGGCTGGTATAATCGCTTCGCCCGCCACCCTTACTACGGACAGACTGGCATCAACTCAGGGGTCATGCTCATGAACATGACACGCCTCAGGGAAACTTTTTTTAAGGTAGGCTCGTTTtgttttgctaaaaaaggtatcaaTGAGAAAGCTGAGATATACTGGAAGGGTAAATCTTGATGCATTTTATTAAGTCATATTAAACATAGCCCATTTGTATTACCTCAAATTAAACTAAGAGGTACACGtgggagaaaatggatgtatgaaaACTAAATTGCCCAATTGATGGAGAGGTTTGATAAAGAGGTGTCGATATCGTAATTCAAACGTTTTTTTAGTATGAGTTTCCTCTATTTTTTGGAGTTCATTAGAAGTGATGGTTCTGCCATTTCTAAAATTCTAAATTTGCTGATTTATTTTTGCATTGTGTTCTTCTAGAATGATATAACTGCTGTTACACTTAAGTGGAGTGAAATATTGATTCCCCTCCTGCACAAGTACAAACTCAACATCACCTGGGGGGACCAGGACCTTCTCAATATCAT
The nucleotide sequence above comes from Nerophis ophidion isolate RoL-2023_Sa linkage group LG12, RoL_Noph_v1.0, whole genome shotgun sequence. Encoded proteins:
- the LOC133562930 gene encoding glucoside xylosyltransferase 1-like isoform X1, with product MRCYLRAFLLCAGVAFVSVTAEDSRRRGISELTVSDAGRHDAGTVVRKSPGLTGRKLDRCKSQPVSYWNPYWRLPTDVCGLNCFLESSFGDDNKAVYEAEKQGEGSSHVAVVACGPRLDETLTMLKSAVLFSKKPVKFYIFAEDELHSSFRDALHSWPRSVRARFNFTIYSIIFPTENENDWRKLFKPCASQRLFLPVCSSNIFSNQTSTKIMLKNKFAIFPKLILKEVDSLLYVDTDILFLQPVEDIWALFTEFNASQLAAVAPEHEEPRIGWYNRFARHPYYGQTGINSGVMLMNMTRLRETFFKNDITAVTLKWSEILIPLLHKYKLNITWGDQDLLNIIFYHNPESLYVFPCQWNYRPDHCVYGSNCKLAEKEGVFILHGNRGVYHNEKQPAFRAVYEAIKQYSFGDNMETSLLQPLEASLQTTTHSYCGRVSHLFTKKLKQSIKSVIQGR
- the LOC133562930 gene encoding glucoside xylosyltransferase 1-like isoform X2, with product MRCYLRAFLLCAGVAFVSVTAEDSRRRGISELTVSDAGRHDAGTVVRKSPGLTGRKLDRDDNKAVYEAEKQGEGSSHVAVVACGPRLDETLTMLKSAVLFSKKPVKFYIFAEDELHSSFRDALHSWPRSVRARFNFTIYSIIFPTENENDWRKLFKPCASQRLFLPVCSSNIFSNQTSTKIMLKNKFAIFPKLILKEVDSLLYVDTDILFLQPVEDIWALFTEFNASQLAAVAPEHEEPRIGWYNRFARHPYYGQTGINSGVMLMNMTRLRETFFKNDITAVTLKWSEILIPLLHKYKLNITWGDQDLLNIIFYHNPESLYVFPCQWNYRPDHCVYGSNCKLAEKEGVFILHGNRGVYHNEKQPAFRAVYEAIKQYSFGDNMETSLLQPLEASLQTTTHSYCGRVSHLFTKKLKQSIKSVIQGR